Part of the Aquamicrobium lusatiense genome is shown below.
TGTACATCCGCTTGATCTCGCCAAGCCCGTCGCCATGCTCCTTGAGCGCACCCATGCCGACGGCCTGGCCGGTGCCGTCGCGCGCGATGAACAGGGTGAGAGCAGCCTCGGACATTTCCTCGACCGTCATCTGGAACTGGAATTCGCGCGGCGAAAGCGGCATCAGATAGGCGTTGAGCTCGGCCACGAGCGTGCGCACATCGTCTTGCAACGGCGGTTCCGTGGTAATGGAGATCGACATCGCTTCTATTCGACCACCTTCGGAACGAGGAAGAAATTCTCTTCTGTCGCCGGCGCATTGGCAACGATGTCGGCGGCCTTGTTGCCGTCGGTTACCGCATCCGCGCGCTTGCGCATGTCCATCGGAAGCACGGACGTCATCGGCTCGACGCCGGTTACATCTACTTCGTTCAGTTGCTCGACGAAACCAAGGATGGAATTGATCTTGTCCGCCATGACGGCCGCCTCCTGCTCGCTGACCGCGATGCGTGAAAGACGTGCGACGCGTTTGACCGTATCCAGATCGACCGACATGTAGAAAGTCCGCTTCAAAACTGTTTTGGAACCAGCCTGCGCTATAGCGGTGCAGGCTGGCGGGTGCAACATCCAGAGCCGGTCAGATCGTGATCTGCTTGCCGATCCCGGGCAGCGCAACCTTCACGCCCGACCCTTCCAGCCCCTCGACGAATTTGTCGGCGGTCTGGTCGAGCAGCGGGAAAGTGCCGAAATGGCAGGGCACGACCGTGTCGAAACGGAAGAAGCGCCGGCAGGCCAATGCGGCCACCGCGCCGCCCATGGTAAAGCGATCCCCGACCGGCACGATGCCGATCTTCGGTTCATGCAGCTCGTTGATCAGCGCCATGTCGGAGAAGATGTCGGTATCGCCCATGTGGTAAAGGGTCGGCGCGTCGGGGAAATGCAGCACCAAACCGCCCGGATTGCCGAGATAGACATTGCCGTTTTCCGCCGAAGCCGAAGACGAATGCAGCGCCTGCACGAAAGTCGTGGTGAAACCGCCGCAATCCACCGTGCCGCCGATATTGCCGGGATTGATCTTCTGATCGCTGACGCCCTTGCCGACCAGATGCATGCAGATCTCGAAATTCGCGACCAGCATGGCGCCGGACTGCTTCAGGATTTCCGCCGCTCCG
Proteins encoded:
- a CDS encoding GNAT family N-acetyltransferase; translated protein: MSISITTEPPLQDDVRTLVAELNAYLMPLSPREFQFQMTVEEMSEAALTLFIARDGTGQAVGMGALKEHGDGLGEIKRMYTLPQVRGQRVGARILERIEELAHKRGIRRLVLETGEGAGFEPAWRVYERGGFQVCGAVLDYPDSGYSRFYEKKFA
- the gatC gene encoding Asp-tRNA(Asn)/Glu-tRNA(Gln) amidotransferase subunit GatC, which encodes MSVDLDTVKRVARLSRIAVSEQEAAVMADKINSILGFVEQLNEVDVTGVEPMTSVLPMDMRKRADAVTDGNKAADIVANAPATEENFFLVPKVVE
- a CDS encoding metal-dependent hydrolase codes for the protein MKLTWYGHSAFRIETGDATILIDPYLVGNPVWQGGWEEPAQGVTHVLLTHGHDDHISGAAEILKQSGAMLVANFEICMHLVGKGVSDQKINPGNIGGTVDCGGFTTTFVQALHSSSASAENGNVYLGNPGGLVLHFPDAPTLYHMGDTDIFSDMALINELHEPKIGIVPVGDRFTMGGAVAALACRRFFRFDTVVPCHFGTFPLLDQTADKFVEGLEGSGVKVALPGIGKQITI